The proteins below come from a single Roseiflexus sp. RS-1 genomic window:
- a CDS encoding Uma2 family endonuclease — protein sequence MSVETATSAGAAVATPPDERPPLHSGDRLTRAEFARRYALHPEIQKAELIDGVVYVASPTRHRQHGRLHLILVAWLGVYSAATPGVDGSNNATVLLDLENEHQPDALLRLEPIHGGRSRVTRDDYIEGPPDLIVEVAASSAAYDLHDKKRVYARSGVQEYLVAQAYERRVDWWELREGVFTPLPLEADGTLRSRVFPGLWLDPAALWAGDAAALLATLQRGLANPAHAAFVERLRATSGATPAS from the coding sequence GCGCCGCCGTCGCCACACCGCCCGACGAGCGACCGCCGCTCCACTCCGGCGACCGCCTGACGCGCGCTGAGTTCGCCCGGCGCTATGCGCTGCACCCCGAAATCCAGAAAGCCGAACTGATCGATGGAGTCGTTTACGTGGCTTCACCAACTCGCCACCGGCAGCACGGCAGACTGCACCTGATCCTGGTTGCCTGGCTGGGCGTGTACAGCGCCGCAACGCCGGGCGTTGACGGGAGCAATAACGCGACGGTTCTGCTCGACCTGGAGAATGAGCATCAACCTGACGCCCTCCTGCGCCTCGAACCGATCCACGGCGGGCGCTCGCGCGTCACCCGCGACGATTACATCGAAGGTCCGCCCGACCTGATTGTCGAAGTCGCCGCCAGCAGCGCCGCTTACGACCTGCACGACAAGAAGCGCGTTTACGCCCGCAGCGGCGTGCAAGAGTATCTGGTGGCGCAGGCGTATGAGCGCCGGGTCGACTGGTGGGAACTGCGCGAGGGGGTCTTTACCCCTCTGCCGCTCGAAGCGGACGGCACGCTGCGCAGTCGCGTCTTCCCCGGCTTGTGGCTCGACCCGGCGGCGCTGTGGGCGGGTGACGCCGCCGCTCTGCTCGCCACCCTCCAGCGCGGTCTCGCCAACCCCGCACACGCCGCATTCGTCGAGCGCCTGCGTGCAACCTCCGGGGCGACTCCGGCATCGTGA
- a CDS encoding Uma2 family endonuclease: protein MSVETATSAGAAVAAPPDERPPLHSGDRLTRAEFARRYALHPEIKKAELIDGVVYVASPTRHRQHGKPHSLLVGWIIAYAAATPGVDFSDNATVLLDLENEHQPDALLRLEPIHGGRSRVTRDDYIEGPPDLIVEVAASSAAYDLHDKKRVYARSGVQEYLVAQAYERRVDWWELREGVFTPLPLEADGTLRSRVFPGLWLDPAALWAGDAAALLATLQRGLADPAHAAFVERLRRAEQGAA from the coding sequence ATGAGCGTCGAAACTGCAACCTCAGCCGGCGCCGCCGTTGCCGCACCGCCCGACGAGCGACCGCCGCTCCACTCCGGCGACCGCCTGACGCGCGCTGAGTTCGCCCGGCGCTATGCGCTGCACCCCGAAATCAAGAAAGCCGAACTGATCGATGGAGTCGTTTACGTGGCTTCACCAACCCGCCACCGGCAGCACGGCAAGCCGCACAGCCTGCTCGTTGGATGGATCATCGCTTACGCAGCGGCAACTCCGGGTGTGGATTTCAGTGACAACGCGACGGTTCTGCTCGACCTGGAGAATGAGCATCAACCTGACGCCCTCCTGCGCCTCGAACCGATCCACGGCGGGCGCTCGCGCGTCACCCGCGACGATTACATCGAAGGTCCGCCCGACCTGATTGTCGAAGTCGCCGCCAGCAGCGCCGCTTACGACCTGCACGACAAGAAGCGCGTTTACGCCCGCAGCGGCGTGCAAGAGTATCTGGTGGCGCAGGCGTATGAGCGCCGGGTCGACTGGTGGGAACTGCGCGAGGGGGTCTTTACCCCTCTGCCGCTCGAAGCGGACGGCACGCTGCGCAGTCGCGTCTTCCCCGGCTTGTGGCTCGACCCGGCGGCGCTGTGGGCGGGTGACGCCGCCGCTCTGCTCGCCACCCTCCAGCGCGGCCTCGCCGATCCTGCACACGCCGCATTCGTCGAGCGCCTGCGCAGGGCGGAACAGGGCGCTGCCTGA
- a CDS encoding HsdM family class I SAM-dependent methyltransferase has protein sequence MLSQAAPSHERLGFAPLPDNARQAVYDSLTACGFAHEAILESYNFTGRGGDFTLNMLAFADRVRRNPAEYAGCTVYNATNGLPDREIVSVLAQTAAPFHIIHREDRFSFWATTLEQNTINPIDLGAEISYAQLSQVLQEYKIDLAPDQIVSVKQGRSQFAHPHLRDLEPLQLALWAIDVTRDTLVDTFGRAVTQLRADMNDRPDPEITGLAIRMLGAMILADTGALDASMRQRRSDLSFDQLLLGAARKYPTYFGDMHLFLERDYRRIERAYDILRRIYYSGFVPDMLSALYTKAYGKEKRKKLGFYDTPLYLTRRILHNIPVEFLPPKQRIVVDMTCGWGSFLIAGVERLSQLSDMRDQSLRDHIIGNDIDIFTAQLAGLGLLLATSEDSWHIDHEDARQWSWIDMHTPGIIVGNPPFRGRRDQPESLEDLMPTKGKRTRVEAANAYLDLAIRNVRTGGYIAMIMPQSFLVAEAGPDVRRNLLESCDVTEIWELPGRMFPDAKVQPIVLFARKESGKRKTVFPIRTRNVQKSTIEAFKKSGIFTASNIASGFSIPEDGDIKTSAKETYRIDAPVILSDVDWHTLRQRCRNLAEYATIFPGTIRGKKKENKRWLDDPEQREVLWLTNALKTVPGLWHINYRAAISKTYPRDFEEPRLEYQDILDSEKIIMVAKPNPSWGRRAKAVVERQGYHVSHSFWVVWPDEKTNPYLSKEALTAIMNWHVSNAWIAEYLNYPWIERRIIETIPIPRDLSPDDCLALTDAVRAIERAAYAHQRLPEDSVQSIDTILRRAYDLDDATYARLRAISEWDEHPHITLDPQPDRSVADYIISGIVEEVQAEKGVVSLWISGFDDAQTVPIDPLMPGWMLRPETPFRAKIPFVHKRKRSLEGVVWNSFAPQQHTYQNEDELVQELARIFAFAENKTDDV, from the coding sequence ATGCTCTCACAAGCCGCGCCGTCTCACGAACGTTTAGGTTTCGCACCGCTTCCCGATAACGCTCGCCAGGCAGTCTATGACAGCCTGACTGCGTGTGGCTTTGCTCATGAAGCTATTCTTGAGTCGTACAACTTTACCGGACGTGGTGGTGATTTCACCCTCAATATGCTGGCCTTCGCGGATCGTGTTCGCCGTAATCCTGCGGAATATGCCGGATGCACGGTGTACAACGCAACGAATGGTCTTCCTGATAGAGAGATTGTCTCAGTTCTTGCTCAGACAGCGGCGCCTTTTCACATCATTCATCGAGAAGACAGGTTTTCGTTTTGGGCAACCACATTAGAGCAAAACACAATAAATCCCATTGATTTAGGAGCTGAGATTTCCTATGCTCAGCTATCTCAGGTACTTCAAGAATACAAAATCGATCTCGCTCCTGACCAGATAGTCAGTGTGAAACAGGGTCGCAGTCAATTTGCGCATCCCCACTTACGCGATTTGGAACCGCTTCAACTTGCGCTGTGGGCTATCGATGTCACCCGCGACACGCTGGTAGATACATTTGGACGAGCCGTAACACAATTACGCGCCGATATGAACGATCGACCTGATCCCGAAATCACGGGCCTGGCAATTCGCATGCTCGGCGCGATGATTCTTGCCGATACCGGCGCCCTGGACGCATCAATGCGACAGCGAAGAAGCGATCTGTCGTTCGATCAGTTGCTCCTCGGCGCCGCCAGGAAGTATCCGACCTATTTTGGGGACATGCACCTTTTTTTGGAGCGGGATTATCGGCGGATCGAACGCGCCTATGACATCTTGCGCCGAATATATTATTCTGGCTTCGTTCCCGATATGCTCAGTGCGCTTTATACGAAAGCCTACGGTAAAGAGAAACGAAAGAAACTCGGCTTCTATGATACACCCCTCTATCTTACTCGTCGCATTTTGCACAACATTCCGGTTGAGTTTCTCCCCCCAAAGCAGCGCATTGTCGTAGATATGACATGCGGGTGGGGAAGCTTCCTTATTGCGGGCGTCGAGCGGTTATCGCAACTGAGCGACATGCGTGATCAATCGCTCCGCGATCATATTATCGGGAATGACATTGACATCTTCACAGCGCAACTTGCCGGTCTTGGGCTTTTGCTTGCCACGTCAGAAGATAGCTGGCATATCGATCATGAGGATGCGCGTCAATGGTCCTGGATTGACATGCACACACCAGGCATCATTGTTGGCAACCCACCCTTTCGTGGCAGGCGTGATCAGCCTGAAAGCCTGGAAGACTTGATGCCAACGAAAGGAAAGCGAACGCGCGTTGAGGCCGCTAATGCATATTTAGATCTTGCCATACGCAACGTTCGAACTGGCGGTTATATTGCCATGATTATGCCGCAATCATTTCTTGTTGCTGAGGCGGGCCCTGACGTGCGGCGCAATCTCCTCGAAAGCTGTGATGTCACTGAGATCTGGGAACTTCCAGGGCGCATGTTTCCTGATGCAAAGGTGCAGCCAATTGTGCTTTTTGCCCGCAAGGAGTCGGGGAAGCGCAAGACGGTATTCCCGATCCGCACACGGAATGTTCAGAAAAGCACCATCGAAGCGTTTAAGAAGTCGGGGATTTTTACGGCTTCGAATATCGCATCAGGTTTTTCCATACCAGAAGATGGCGACATCAAGACCAGTGCAAAAGAGACCTACAGAATAGATGCACCCGTCATTTTGTCAGATGTAGATTGGCATACATTACGCCAAAGATGTAGAAATCTTGCTGAGTATGCAACCATATTCCCCGGTACAATTCGGGGCAAGAAGAAAGAAAATAAGCGGTGGCTGGATGATCCAGAGCAACGCGAGGTTTTATGGCTGACAAATGCGCTAAAGACCGTGCCGGGATTATGGCATATCAATTATAGGGCAGCAATCAGCAAAACTTACCCGAGGGACTTCGAAGAGCCACGTCTTGAGTATCAAGATATACTTGATTCGGAAAAAATTATTATGGTAGCCAAACCTAATCCCAGTTGGGGCAGACGCGCGAAAGCTGTTGTTGAACGGCAAGGTTATCACGTCTCGCATAGCTTCTGGGTTGTGTGGCCTGATGAAAAAACAAACCCCTATCTCTCGAAGGAAGCGCTGACTGCCATCATGAACTGGCACGTCAGCAACGCCTGGATTGCTGAATATCTCAACTATCCATGGATTGAACGACGCATCATTGAAACGATACCCATTCCGCGAGATCTCAGTCCAGATGATTGTCTTGCATTGACCGACGCTGTTCGAGCGATTGAGCGGGCTGCATATGCTCATCAGCGTTTACCAGAAGATTCGGTTCAATCCATCGATACGATTCTTCGCAGAGCCTATGACCTGGACGACGCCACCTACGCACGACTGCGCGCGATATCGGAGTGGGATGAGCATCCTCATATCACGCTTGATCCGCAGCCTGATCGCAGTGTTGCCGATTATATCATTAGTGGTATCGTCGAAGAGGTGCAGGCTGAAAAGGGCGTCGTGTCCCTCTGGATCAGCGGCTTCGACGATGCGCAGACCGTGCCGATCGATCCTCTCATGCCTGGATGGATGCTGCGCCCGGAGACGCCGTTCCGGGCAAAAATACCCTTTGTTCATAAGCGCAAACGTTCACTTGAAGGTGTCGTGTGGAACTCGTTTGCTCCACAGCAACACACCTACCAGAATGAAGATGAACTTGTTCAAGAATTAGCCCGTATTTTCGCCTTCGCGGAGAACAAGACGGATGACGTTTGA
- a CDS encoding ComEC/Rec2 family competence protein — protein sequence MTFEHSVKVAFLDVGQGDSIVVTVPNTGEAVIIDCPEADTVIEYLRNERIHSIRALIITHLHLDHFKDAVGFLENCSSQLNIKCEHLIFNWPSNLQKLAPDADGHSEIYRNPKRRNQARLTAYQELVAWTKRNTRSCFPLLRPNNGYRLRIKGTIKDAIRILQPSHGCMGSLMQSGLNNTSAVLRIEGPGSSALLTADIEPDGWNQLRSSHSDLQSDVLKFPHHGAWKNADPADILTAVDPSIVIISVGTDGIQYSHPNVHVFAAIRNRSNTRLLCTQATSRCVDNPDSHASQIDAILQAHSRGSGHIRTHRGCPCAGTIVIELGDQVTVLQPDISVHRNQIILRFLTSHRCRI from the coding sequence ATGACGTTTGAGCATAGCGTCAAAGTGGCATTCCTGGATGTGGGGCAGGGCGATAGTATCGTGGTGACAGTGCCGAATACTGGAGAGGCTGTCATCATCGATTGTCCCGAAGCAGATACGGTCATTGAGTATCTGCGCAATGAACGTATTCACTCTATTCGTGCGCTGATCATTACCCATCTTCACCTTGATCACTTCAAGGATGCTGTAGGGTTCCTTGAGAACTGTAGTTCACAATTGAACATCAAGTGTGAACACCTTATTTTTAACTGGCCATCAAACCTCCAAAAGTTGGCGCCTGATGCCGATGGGCATAGTGAGATATATCGTAATCCAAAACGACGTAATCAGGCGCGGCTCACAGCCTATCAAGAATTGGTTGCCTGGACAAAGCGAAACACACGCTCATGCTTTCCATTATTGCGGCCCAACAATGGATATCGCCTAAGGATTAAGGGGACAATCAAGGACGCAATTAGAATTTTGCAGCCCTCGCACGGTTGCATGGGCTCTCTTATGCAGTCTGGTTTGAACAATACATCGGCTGTCCTGCGAATAGAAGGACCGGGTTCTTCAGCTTTACTTACGGCAGATATTGAACCAGATGGATGGAATCAGTTAAGAAGTAGCCATTCAGATCTGCAAAGTGACGTGCTTAAGTTTCCTCACCATGGCGCCTGGAAGAATGCTGACCCTGCCGATATCCTGACCGCAGTTGATCCTTCAATCGTCATTATCTCCGTTGGCACAGATGGCATTCAATACAGCCACCCTAACGTTCATGTCTTTGCTGCCATACGTAACCGTTCAAACACGAGATTACTCTGTACTCAGGCAACAAGCCGTTGTGTTGATAATCCTGACTCTCACGCGAGTCAAATTGATGCCATTCTTCAAGCACATTCGCGTGGAAGCGGACATATCCGTACCCATCGTGGCTGCCCCTGCGCCGGAACGATAGTCATCGAATTGGGCGATCAGGTTACGGTTCTTCAGCCGGACATTTCAGTCCATCGCAACCAGATCATTCTGCGATTTCTCACATCGCATCGGTGCCGCATATAG
- a CDS encoding IS110-like element ISRfsp2 family transposase encodes MASRESLFIGIDVSKQTLDVAFGADPHAPLETIPSTDEGVQLLVTRLQRLQPTLIVLEATGGLERMVFAQLLQAGLPTARVQPRRVRALAHAEGRQAKTDRLDARLLARFAERVRPPHHQATDEQRASLRDLLVRREQVIPMRTAEINRLTAAAPNLRPGIQQHIDWLDQEIRALEQERDNEAERTDEVRRKRELRESVPGIGAITALNLLLRLPELGTIKRTEAAAFVGVAPYANQSGAQHKPRHISGGRRDVRSVLYMATLAATRRRLVRRAFDQRLCQAGKPRKVAIVAAMRKLLTILGAILRQQKPWDPAVHTSAP; translated from the coding sequence ATGGCTTCCCGTGAGTCGCTCTTTATCGGCATTGATGTCTCCAAACAGACGCTGGATGTGGCGTTTGGCGCCGACCCGCACGCGCCACTCGAGACGATACCGTCTACCGACGAAGGTGTCCAGCTCCTGGTCACGCGACTCCAGCGCCTGCAGCCGACCCTGATTGTGCTGGAGGCGACCGGCGGGCTGGAGCGCATGGTGTTCGCCCAACTGCTCCAGGCTGGCTTGCCGACGGCGCGGGTGCAGCCACGCCGCGTGCGCGCCCTGGCGCACGCGGAAGGACGCCAGGCGAAGACCGACCGCCTGGATGCCCGGTTGCTCGCCCGCTTTGCCGAACGGGTGCGCCCGCCGCACCACCAAGCGACGGACGAGCAGCGCGCATCCTTGCGCGACCTGCTGGTCCGGCGGGAGCAGGTGATTCCGATGCGGACGGCTGAGATCAATCGGTTGACGGCTGCCGCGCCGAACCTCCGCCCGGGCATCCAGCAGCATATTGATTGGCTGGATCAGGAGATCCGTGCGCTTGAGCAGGAACGCGACAACGAGGCGGAGCGCACCGACGAGGTGCGCCGGAAACGGGAGCTGCGCGAAAGCGTGCCCGGCATCGGCGCGATCACCGCACTGAACCTGCTGCTCCGCCTGCCCGAACTGGGGACCATCAAGCGCACGGAAGCGGCGGCCTTTGTGGGCGTTGCGCCGTATGCCAATCAGAGCGGCGCACAGCACAAACCCCGGCATATCTCCGGCGGCAGGAGGGATGTGCGCAGCGTGTTGTACATGGCGACCCTGGCGGCCACGCGGCGCCGTCTGGTCAGGCGCGCCTTCGATCAGCGCCTGTGTCAAGCTGGCAAGCCGCGCAAGGTCGCCATCGTCGCTGCGATGCGCAAGCTGCTGACTATTCTCGGCGCAATATTGCGTCAGCAAAAGCCCTGGGATCCGGCTGTGCATACGAGCGCCCCTTGA
- a CDS encoding helix-turn-helix domain-containing protein — MPARQTLHVSVEEREALEDLRDHAPTPYLRERAAAFLLIASGVPPAVTARERLLRPRHPETVSRWLNRWEAEGIDSLPIRDGRGRTPAFSP; from the coding sequence ATGCCGGCACGCCAGACCCTTCACGTGTCCGTCGAGGAGCGGGAGGCCCTCGAAGACCTGCGCGATCACGCCCCCACGCCCTATTTGCGTGAACGGGCGGCAGCGTTCCTGCTCATCGCGTCCGGCGTGCCGCCCGCTGTCACGGCGCGCGAACGCTTGCTGCGTCCGCGCCATCCGGAAACCGTCTCTCGCTGGCTGAATCGCTGGGAAGCCGAGGGCATCGATAGCCTCCCCATCCGGGACGGACGCGGGCGCACGCCCGCTTTTTCCCCCTGA
- a CDS encoding winged helix-turn-helix domain-containing protein, which yields MWGRDAALRGIARILDRLGITWQRARRHGPSPDPHDQAKLQEIADVVEDARAHPNQVVTVDRDDVTVTRRPTLANGYGRAGADQVRAERSRATDGDLRIVGRLDVVTGQVVTRRAKTMGLATLAPFFPDRRAAYPEAERIDVILDNWPVHGHPDVLVALEPQTTR from the coding sequence GTGTGGGGACGCGACGCCGCGCTGCGCGGGATCGCCCGCATCCTGGATCGGTTGGGCATCACCTGGCAGCGCGCCCGCAGGCATGGGCCTAGCCCTGATCCTCACGATCAGGCCAAACTGCAGGAGATTGCGGACGTGGTGGAGGATGCCCGCGCGCACCCCAACCAGGTGGTGACCGTGGATCGGGATGACGTCACGGTCACCCGGCGCCCGACCCTGGCCAACGGGTATGGACGGGCAGGCGCCGATCAGGTGCGGGCGGAACGGAGTCGGGCGACCGATGGTGACCTGCGCATCGTGGGCCGTTTGGACGTCGTGACGGGCCAGGTGGTCACCCGGCGGGCGAAGACGATGGGCCTGGCGACGCTGGCGCCGTTCTTCCCGGACCGGCGCGCTGCCTATCCTGAGGCTGAGCGCATCGATGTCATTCTGGATAATTGGCCGGTCCATGGTCATCCGGATGTCCTGGTGGCGCTTGAGCCGCAAACGACCCGCTGA
- a CDS encoding 3'-5' exonuclease, with translation MHFRIADTFTASLARLTSEEQKAVKVTVFDLQADPSSPGMQFHKIEKSRDKNFWSVRVNRDLRIIVHRSHDSLLLCYVGHHDQAYAWAERRRLEVHPRTGAAQFVEIRERVEDSVVTRRPAGGERDVPVPSPQTARLPLAHCADEELLSYGVPVEWLSDVKQADEDGLLALAEHLPAEAAEAVLELATGGKPTPRPVLPAADAFVHPDAQRRFRLMTDVEDLKRALEYPWDRWTIFLHPAQREWVEKDFNGPARVAGSAGTGKTVVALHRAASLARRHPDARVLLTTFSDALANALQSLFRRLIAGEPRLAGRVDIRALNAVGERLYTLHFGAPRLVARETVERYLVEAAQGSPAARFPAAFLLDEWTEIVDAWQLASWEDYRTVPRLGRKTRLPEARRAELWAVFEAVNRRLEQEGWLTRARLFGRLAEKIQTLAQPPYDFVVVDEAQDMSIPQLRFLAAFDAKATNRLFFAGDLGQRIFQQPFSWASLGVDVRGRSRTLRVNYRTSHQIRAQADRLLAPQLTDVDGNVEDRRGTVSVFNGPPPVIRVFDNEEQEAAGVADWLKEQLQEGVAPNEIGIIVRSDAQVARARRAAELAGLSSAVLDERIEMQHGHASICTMPLAKGLEFRCVAVMACDDEVVPLNSRIENITDDSDLEEVYNTERHLLYVACTRARDALHVSAVTPASEFLGDLIRP, from the coding sequence ATGCACTTCCGCATCGCCGACACATTTACCGCCAGCCTCGCCCGGCTGACGAGCGAAGAGCAGAAAGCCGTGAAGGTCACAGTTTTCGACTTGCAGGCCGATCCGTCCAGTCCGGGCATGCAGTTCCACAAGATCGAAAAATCGCGCGACAAAAACTTCTGGTCGGTGCGGGTCAACCGCGATCTGCGCATTATTGTGCACCGGTCGCACGACAGTTTGCTGCTGTGTTACGTCGGCCACCACGATCAGGCGTATGCATGGGCCGAGCGGCGTCGGCTGGAGGTGCATCCCAGAACCGGCGCGGCGCAGTTCGTCGAGATACGCGAGCGCGTTGAGGATAGTGTCGTAACCAGGCGCCCGGCAGGCGGAGAGCGCGATGTCCCTGTGCCGTCTCCACAAACGGCCCGGCTGCCGTTGGCGCACTGCGCGGACGAGGAACTGCTGTCCTACGGCGTTCCGGTCGAATGGCTGTCGGATGTGAAGCAAGCTGATGAAGATGGGCTGCTCGCGCTCGCGGAGCATCTGCCCGCCGAAGCCGCCGAAGCAGTGCTGGAACTGGCTACCGGCGGCAAACCGACGCCCCGGCCGGTGCTGCCGGCAGCGGATGCCTTCGTGCACCCTGACGCGCAACGCCGCTTCCGCCTGATGACGGATGTCGAGGATCTGAAACGGGCGCTCGAATATCCCTGGGACCGGTGGACGATCTTCCTGCATCCGGCGCAACGCGAGTGGGTGGAGAAGGACTTCAACGGCCCGGCGCGCGTGGCCGGTTCCGCCGGCACCGGCAAGACAGTCGTGGCGCTGCACCGCGCGGCATCCCTTGCGCGCAGGCATCCCGATGCGCGTGTCTTGCTGACGACGTTTTCGGACGCGCTCGCCAACGCCCTGCAGTCCCTCTTCCGGCGCCTGATCGCAGGCGAACCCAGACTCGCCGGGCGCGTGGACATCCGTGCGCTCAACGCCGTCGGTGAGCGCCTCTACACGCTGCACTTCGGCGCACCCCGGCTGGTCGCCCGCGAAACCGTTGAACGGTATCTGGTCGAAGCGGCTCAGGGCAGCCCGGCGGCGCGCTTCCCGGCAGCCTTCCTGCTCGACGAGTGGACAGAAATCGTGGATGCCTGGCAGCTTGCGAGTTGGGAGGATTACCGCACCGTGCCGCGACTCGGTCGCAAGACCCGGCTCCCAGAGGCGCGACGCGCCGAACTCTGGGCAGTGTTCGAGGCGGTCAACCGGCGGCTGGAACAGGAAGGCTGGCTGACGCGCGCCAGGCTTTTCGGGCGCCTGGCGGAGAAGATCCAGACCCTCGCCCAACCGCCCTACGACTTTGTCGTCGTTGACGAGGCTCAGGATATGTCGATCCCGCAACTCCGCTTTCTTGCCGCTTTCGATGCAAAGGCGACCAACCGGCTGTTCTTTGCCGGAGACCTCGGTCAGCGCATCTTTCAACAGCCCTTCTCGTGGGCGTCACTGGGCGTGGATGTGCGCGGTCGGTCGCGCACGCTGCGCGTCAACTACCGCACCTCTCACCAGATCCGCGCGCAGGCGGACAGGCTCCTGGCGCCACAACTCACCGACGTTGACGGCAATGTCGAAGACCGCCGCGGCACTGTGTCGGTCTTCAACGGGCCGCCGCCGGTCATCCGCGTTTTCGATAACGAGGAACAGGAAGCCGCCGGCGTCGCAGACTGGCTGAAGGAACAGTTGCAGGAGGGGGTCGCGCCGAACGAGATCGGCATCATCGTGCGATCTGACGCGCAGGTTGCGCGCGCCCGGCGCGCTGCGGAGCTGGCGGGGCTTTCGTCGGCGGTGCTGGATGAACGCATCGAAATGCAGCACGGTCATGCGTCGATCTGCACCATGCCGCTCGCCAAAGGTCTCGAATTCCGCTGCGTGGCGGTGATGGCCTGCGACGACGAGGTCGTTCCTCTGAACTCACGGATTGAGAACATCACCGACGACAGCGATCTGGAGGAGGTGTACAACACCGAGCGGCACCTGCTCTACGTCGCCTGCACACGCGCGCGCGACGCCTTGCACGTTTCCGCTGTGACGCCTGCGTCCGAATTTCTCGGTGACCTGATCCGACCTTGA